Proteins found in one Pieris napi chromosome 6, ilPieNapi1.2, whole genome shotgun sequence genomic segment:
- the LOC125050197 gene encoding GPI mannosyltransferase 2 isoform X2: protein MYSPRQKILWFAFNTRIFIILLQAVFNAVIPDHDANVFISPEDPTLRKTSADSIIEKIFGGLKRWDGNAESPWCNKTLPVSYSYIQSHYWNVGLFKYYQIKQLPNFILALPVLVLILYNCLSYVKNNIRLFLRLGLKDNISYFGYTTKISCRPKQYSKGFGTNDPVYFVYVVHVMFLTIFSIMFVHIQVTTRLLASASPVLYWICSNKINVGPTPTSDQNTINEHFRRIGMGKRIPSHHLSIANLEGVDNMYSKWKTFIITRRMPDLQSRFIQCYFIGYVVTGTVLFCNFLPWT, encoded by the exons atgtaCTCACCAAGACAGAAGATATTGTGGTTTGCATTTAATACCagaattttcataattttgcTGCAAGCGGTCTTCAATGCTGTTATTCCAGATCATGAtgcaaatgtttttataagtcCAGAAGACCCAACTTTAAGAAAAACATCTGCAGATTCTATTATAGAAAAGATTTTTGGAGGATTAAAAAGATGGGATG GTAATGCAGAAAGTCCATGGTGTAATAAAACATTGCCTGTGTCATATTCTTACATCCAAAGCCATTATTGGAATGTGGGGTTGTTTAAATACTATCAAATTAAACAGTTACCAAATTTTATATTGGCACTGCCTGTATTagttctaattttatataattgtttgagttatgtaaaaaataacataaggtTATTTTTAAGGCTTGGATTAAAAGACAATATATCCTACTTTGGGTATACAACTAAGATTAGTTGTAGGCCTAAGCAATATTCTAAAGGATTTGGGACCAATGACCCAGTATACTTTGTGTATGTGGTGCATGTAATGTTTTTAACAATCTTTAGTATAATGTTTGTTCACATACAAGTTACGACAAGGCTTTTAGCATCTGCAAGTCCTGTCTTGTATTGGATAtgctcaaataaaattaatgtggGTCCCACACCAACATCTGATCAGAATACAATTAATGAGCATTTCCGAAGAATTGGGATGGGAAAAAGAATACCATCACACCATTTATCTATTGCCAATTTGGAAGGTGTTGATAACATGTACAGTAAATGGAAAACTTTTATCATAACCCGCAGAATGCCTGACCTTCAGTCTCGCTTCatacaatgttattttattggttATGTAGTAACAGGTACTGTACTGTTTTGTAATTTCTTACCTTGGACTTGA
- the LOC125050707 gene encoding tubulin polyglutamylase TTLL13-like translates to MELELQESLLNDEDQIPQTSKYIKRKTEKGQDEKVIETVKDDQMENLTSILLRNYDNKLYGEDDTSQPTSRTAPIIPMEATRKKKKRKRSQITICLTNCRYESIRKVASAFGMREVSEEDAWNFYWTDMSVSVERAKEMKRFQRINHFPGMLEICRKDLLARNLNRMQKIYPKEYSFFPKTWCLPADFGEALNYSKSRKNKTFIIKPECGSQGRGIYLTKSLKEIKPTDKLICQVYLAKPYLVDGYKFDIRVYTLITSCDPLRIFVYNEGLVRFATSRYADPNVNNTTNVFMHLTNYALNKHSRTYVYDSEAGSKRKISTLNKILLSQGVDLDRLWHSIDQVIVKTIISAWPILKHSYHACFPSHDMVHACFEILGFDILLDHKLHPYILEVNHSPSFHTDTQLDREVKENLLTDTFTMLNIWQCDKKRVLEEDRKRIRDRLLQTNKFPEYTPTEEKEPEKSPWQTQIQWEETHLGNFRRVYPVGEQYASLFQQPSGSLYTGTASSRARGDCTRAQREEFQQIKAKAEALKKPSQPKGKEEKKAPDEASAVTSIVTATTSADKTKIKPKVDPKRKDIKDDKKLTTKSSIQQVINVEEKEPKPTYVLCSYEPDPIIEKEERERVNLLAQRDFLIRSYGMLEQIYLVMKKMGTLRPEDERKYGVYGRLSVVSNSPTKRKIKKSKEIVAHAHRGETFDDTRIHRIDVVMSDSTISSSRFKIQSRNLWTCRRSSVSTNRFNVK, encoded by the exons atggag ttgGAGTTACAAGAATCTCTCCTGAATGATGAAGATCAGATACCTCAAacgtcaaaatatattaaaagaaaaactgaGAAAGGCCAAG ATGAGAAAGTTATAGAAACAGTAAAAGATGATCAAATGGAGAATCTAACATCAATATTACTAcgtaattatgataataaattgtatggaGAAGACGACACATCACAACCCACTTCTAGGACTGCACCTATTATACCTATGGAGGCTACGCGgaaaaagaagaaaagaaaaag atcgCAAATAACAATATGCCTAACAAATTGTCGATATGAGTCGATTCGTAAAGTTGCAAGTGCTTTTGGTATGAGAGAGGTATCTGAAGAGGACGCCTGGAACTTTTATTGGACTGATATGAGTGTCTCTGTTGAAAGAGCCAAGGAGATgaagagatttcaacgaattAACCATTTTCCTGGAATGTTGGAGATATGCAG GAAAGATTTATTAGCTCGCAACTTAAATcgaatgcaaaaaatatatcctAAGGAATATAGTTTTTTCCCGAAGACATGGTGCCTACCGGCAGa TTTTGGCGAAGCTCTAAATTACAGTAAATCgaggaaaaacaaaacattcatTATAAAACCAGAATGCGGCAGTCAAGGCCGCGGTATTTATCTCACGAAATCtctgaaagaaataaaacccACTGATAAACTTATCTGTCAG gtATATTTAGCTAAACCATATTTAGTGGACGGATACAAATTCGACATAAGAGTGTACACCTTAATAACGTCTTGTGATCCGCTTAGGATTTTTGTGTACAACGAAGGACTAgttag ATTCGCAACAAGTCGATACGCGGATCCAAACGTGAATAACACAACGAATGTGTTCATGCACCTCACTAACTATGCACTTAACAAGCACAGTAGGACATATGTCTACGATTCTGAAGCGGGAAGTAAACG TAAGATATCGACGTTGAACAAAATACTGCTGTCGCAAGGCGTAGACCTGGATCGATTATGGCACTCCATAGATCAAGTTATTGTTAAGACGATAATATCTGCCTGGCCCATCCTCAAGCACAGCTATCACGCGTGCTTCCCTTCGCATGATATG GTTCATGCCTGTTTTGAGATACTCGGTTTCGACATTCTCCTTGATCACAAACTACATCCCTACATTTTGGAG GTGAATCACTCCCCAAGTTTTCACACGGACACTCAATTGGACCGCGAAGTTAAAGAAAATCTTTTAACTGACACCTTCACAATGCTTAATATCTGGCAATGCGATAAGAAACGCGTTTTAGAGGAAGACAGGAAAAGGATTAGGGATCGCCTCTTGCAAACAAACAA GTTCCCTGAATACACACCAACAGAGGAGAAAGAACCGGAAAAAAGTCCTTGGCAGACACAAATTCAATGGGAGGAGACGCATTTGGGAAACTTCAG ACGCGTATACCCAGTAGGTGAGCAGTACGCCTCATTATTCCAGCAGCCCTCAGGTTCATTATACACAGGCACCGCGTCTTCACGGGCACGTGGCGACTGCACTCGTGCGCAGAGGGAAGAATTTCAG cAAATCAAAGCAAAAGCAGAAGCGTTAAAGAAACCCTCTCAGCCAAAAGGCAAAGAAGAGAAGAAGGCGCCAGATGAAGCGAGTGCTGTCACCTCCATTGTAACAGCAACCACCAGCGCTGACAAGACAAAGATTAAACCGAAGGTAGACCCTAAGCGGAAAGATATCAAGGACGATAAGAAACTTACAACCAAGTCTTCGATTCAGCAGGTCATCAAT GTCGAAGAGAAAGAACCAAAACCAACTTATGTTTTATGTTCATACGAGCCGGACCCTATAATTGAGAAGGAGGAACGTGAGCGTGTTAATTTGTTGGCGCAACGAGACTTCCTTATTCGCAGCTATGGAATGTTGGAACAG atatacTTAGTTATGAAGAAAATGGGCACTCTGAGACCTGAGGACGAACGAAAGTACGGTGTCTACGGGCGCCTATCCGTTGTCTCCAACTCGCCGACCAAG AGAAAAATTAAGAAGAGTAAAGAAATAGTTGCGCATGCACACCGCGGGGAAACATTTGATG atACGCGTATTCATCGAATAGACGTGGTGATGAGCGATTCTACGATTTCATCATCGCGATTTAAAATACAGTCTCGCAATCTATGGACATGTCGCAG ATCTTCCGTTTCAACAAATAGGTTTAATGTAAAGTAA
- the LOC125050086 gene encoding cyclin-dependent kinase 7, producing the protein MERPIVRYEKIDFLGEGQFATVYKARDIKTDKIVAVKKIKIGSRQEAQDGINRTALREIKLLQELQHINLIGLLDVFGHKSNVSLVFDFMDTDLEMIVKDNTIVLTPGNVKAYTIMTLKGLEYLHENWILHRDLKPNNLLINREGILKIGDFGLAKAFGSPTRINTHQVVTRWYRSPELLFGARQYGTGVDMWAVGCILAELLLRVPFLPGETDLDQLSKIFSVFGTPTEETWPGMKNLTDYVKFKHFPSQSLRHIFSAASDDLIDLLESLLALYPPRRCDCTQALQMPYFSNKPPPTVGPKLPMPSNITKLEQEKPSLKRKLLDNIDGGSLAKKLQF; encoded by the exons ATGGAAAGACCTATTGTACGTTATGAAAAGATTGACTTTCTGGGAGAGGGTCAg tTTGCTACAGTATACAAGGCtagagatattaaaacagATAAAATTGTGGCAgtcaagaaaattaaaataggttCAAGACAGGAGGCACAAGATGGAATTAACAGAACTGCCCTTcgagaaattaaattacttcaaGAATTACAACATATTAATCTCATTGGCTTATTGG atgtTTTTGGACACAAGTCAAATGTATCACTAGTGTTTGACTTTATGGATACAGATTTGGAAATGATAGTTAAGGATAATACAATCGTACTTACTCCTGGAAATGTTAAGGCTTATACCATAATGACTCTAAAAG gTTTAGAATATTTGCATGAAAATTGGATATTGCACAGAGATTTGAAACCCAATAATCTGCTGATTAATCGAGAGGGCATTTTGAAAATTGGTGACTTCGGATTAGCAAAAGCTTTTGGGTCACCTACAAGAATAAATACACATCAGGTTGTCACCCGATGGTACAG ATCTCCTGAACTACTATTTGGAGCCAGACAGTATGGCACAGGAGTTGATATGTGGGCAGTTGGATGCATACTGGCTGAGCTGCTGTTACGAGTTCCTTTTCTTCCGGGTGAAACAGATTTAGATCAActgtctaaaatattttccgTCTTTGGAACACCCACTGAGGAAACATGGCCA GGTATGAAAAACCTGACAGACTACGTTAAGTTTAAGCATTTTCCGAGTCAATCGCTGCGGCATATCTTCAGTGCGGCGTCTGATGACCTCATAGACTTATTAGAGAGCCTGCTAGCTTTATACCCTCCGCGTCGCTGCGATTGCACGCAGGCTCTGCAGATGCCTTACTTTAG TAACAAGCCGCCGCCAACAGTCGGGCCGAAACTCCCGATGCCCTCAAACATTACAAAACTAGAACAAGAAAAGCCGTCTTTGAAGAGAAAGTTGCTGGACAACATCGACGGTGGTTCATTAGCAAAAAAACTACAATTTTAA
- the LOC125050083 gene encoding DET1 homolog: protein MNTGSPDNVFYEDVPEGNLNEDFFCTEKIVPRKIKPQNIVIRLMNREIYGSRKPGSHFHVVREFYQNVFPNLTIVNVEKPPCFLRKFSPDGKHFIAFSADQTSLEIYEYRGAAAAGDLVAGYPSDLLNADADAHHRIRTHIFYRFFKPKFTVNVCQQRIVGRHERNGGQLPLMEQQLNRECSLFTEDGRYVIVGSAAHIPDDLRPHFYNIHSNNEAVTPTIRSALEDYSLHLVDLHHGKLCDTKHFRTDKIYLSHNQGIYLYKEVLAVLSVQHQTIHLFQIVEGMLIEIRKIGRFCYDDDPFIVSSVFAPILNERPFHEETINSLKHRLLVFLFKRAKFISDETKDPLELRKFYKYFDMFKSLRMWKMQLLDEDHLFIKYASEEVVTLRVAEPNSQSSFFVIYNISESKILEVYENTSEGLLQLFENYCDCFRNARLCADSQFTCSPSNNLFARLTQQRFKQTIVRAIYGGKTEATKRILAQLPISAQSYSGSPYLDLGLFSYDDKWVSVMERPKAYGEYPIRFYARDSGLLKFKIYAGVLGQSVPASARRLVAFTFHPTDPFAISVQRTNSEYIVNFHIRNAVFS from the exons ATGAATACAGGATCTCCAGATAATGTGTTTTACGAAGATGTACCTGAAGGAAATCTCAacgaagattttttttgtactgaAAAGATTGTTCCCAGAAAGATAAAACCACAAAACATTGTAATAAGATTAATGAATAGAGAAATTTATGGCTCTCGAAAGCCAGGATCACACTTCCATGTTGTGCGTGAATTTTACCAAAACGTTTTCCCCAATTTAACTATTGTAAATGTAGAAAAGCCCCCTTGTTTTCTTCGGAAGTTTAGCCCTGACGGCAAACATTTTATAGCATTCTCAGCAGATCAAACATCTCTagag atttacgAATATCGAGGAGCTGCAGCAGCAGGTGATTTGGTTGCAGGTTATCCTTCAGACCTGTTGAATGCAGATGCTGATGCACATCACAGAATAAGaacacatatattttatagattttttaag CCTAAATTTACTGTAAATGTGTGCCAACAAAGAATAGTTGGAAGACATGAGCGAAATGGTGGGCAGCTCCCACTCATGGAACAGCAATTGAATAGGGAATGTAGTCTTTTTACTGAAGATGGCAGATATGTCATTGTGGGATCAGCAGCTCATATTCCTGATGACTTACGCCCACACTTTTACAACATACACAGCAATAATGAAGCTGTTACACCAACTATTAG ATCAGCATTAGAAGACTACTCGCTGCACTTAGTTGACCTACATCATGGGAAATTATGTGATACTAAACATTTTAGAACTGACAAAATTTATCTCTCACACAATCAGGGTATCTATTTGTATAAAGAGGTTTTAGCTGTACTCTCAGTACAACATCAGACTATTCATCTCTTCCAAATAGTGGAAGGCATGTTGatagaaataagaaaaataggAAGATTTTGTTATGATGACGATCCATTTATAGTGAGTTCTGTCTTTGCACCTATACTAAATGAGAGACCATTCCATGAAGAAAcaattaatagtttaaaacatAGACTTCtagtttttctatttaaaagaGCCAAATTTATCAGTGATGAAACAAAGGACCCATTGGAACTTAGgaagttttataaatactttgaTATGTTTAAAAGTTTAAGAATGTGGAAAATGCAACTATTGGATGAAGATCatctttttatcaaatatgcTAGCGAAGAGGTGGTAACCCTGAGAGTTGCAGAACCTAACAGCCAATCatctttttttgttatttacaatatCAGTGAAAGCAAAATATTAGAAGTATATGAAAACACATCTGAAGgacttttacaattatttgaaaattactGTGATTGCTTCAGAAATGCAAGATTGTGTGCAGATTCACAATTTACATGTTCACCATCGAATAACCTGTTTGCTAGGTTAACTCAACAGCGCTTCAAACAAACAATAGTAAGGGCAATTTATGGCGGAAAAACAGAAGCAACTAAGAGAATTTTAGCTCAATTGCCAATCAGTGCTCAGTCATACAGTGGCTCCCCTTACTTGGATCTGGGCCTATTTAGTTATGATGACAAGTGGGTGTCAGTTATGGAAAGACCCAAAGCATATGGGGAATATCCTATTAg attctaCGCCCGCGACTCTGGattactaaaatttaaaatatatgcagGAGTATTGGGTCAATCTGTTCCAGCGAGTGCCCGCAGGCTTGTTGCATTTACATTTCATCCAACTGACCCCTTTGCAATTAGTGTGCAAAGAACAAATTCTGAATACATAGTCAACTTTCACATAAGAAATGCAGTTTTTAGTTGA
- the LOC125050220 gene encoding ubiquilin-1 has protein sequence MAEGQEEPKKITITVKTPKEKQQVDVEEDADIKKLKEVLSPKFNAEPEQLCLIFAGKIMNDGDTLKQHNIKDGLTVHLVIKTPPRPEPEGGTRRPPADVSATPFGLNSLGGLAGLESLGLGQSTFMDMQSRMQQELLSNPEMLRHVLDNPLVQQMMNDPENMRSLITSNPQMQDLMARNPEISHMLNNPDLLRQTMELARNPAMLQELMRSHDRALSNLESIPGGYNALQRMYRDIQEPMLNVASSMAGNPFSGLVDNSDGTNPQQGAENRQPLPNPWQRGGGAATTGTTGAGAATGTGPGLINTPGMQSLLQQMSENPRLMQSMLSAPYTNSMLQALAADPEMASQLINQNPMFANNPQLQEQIRTMMPQMLTQLQNPEMQQMMSNPQALGALLQIQQGMEQLRAAAPSLVNNLGFGAAAATAQPPATPAPPTNNPAQGRQQQNSELFTQFMQRMMSSMSNDQNSSQQPPEQRYSQQLEQLAAMGFLNRDANLQALIATFGDVNAAVERLLALGQLSMS, from the exons ATGGCAGAAGGCCAAGAAGAACCAAAAAAGATTACAATCACAGTAAAAACTCCTAAGGAAAAACAACAAGTAGATGTAGAGGAAGATGcggatattaaaaaa CTCAAGGAAGTATTGTCACCCAAATTCAATGCCGAACCAGAGCAACTCTGTCTCATATTCGCTGGTAAAATAATGAATGATGGCGATACCTTGAAACAACATAACATCAAGGATGGGCTAACTGTGCATCTCGTGATAAAAACTCCACCGAGACCAGAGCCTGAAGGCGGTACCCGTCGCCCCCCAG cggATGTAAGTGCTACTCCATTTGGTCTAAACTCTTTGGGTGGACTTGCTGGATTGGAAAGCCTGGGTCTTGGTCAGAGCACTTTTATGGACATGCAG tCTCGGATGCAACAAGAGTTATTATCAAACCCTGAAATGTTGAGGCATGTTTTAGATAATCCATTGGTTCAGCAAATGATGAATGATCCTGAAAATATGAGGTCTCTTATTACATCTAATCCTCAAATGCAGGATCTTATGGCA CGAAATCCAGAGATAAGTCATATGTTGAATAATCCTGACCTTCTTCGACAAACTATGGAGTTGGCACGTAATCCAGCTATGCTTCAGGAGTTAATGAGGTCTCATGATAGGGCACTGTCTAATCTTGAAAGCATACCAG gTGGTTATAATGCATTACAAAGGATGTATCGTGATATACAAGAGCCTATGCTAAATGTTGCCAGCAGCATGGCGGGAAATCCATTCTCGGGGCTAGTTGATAACTCAg ATGGTACCAACCCTCAACAAGGAGCAGAAAATCGTCAACCACTACCCAACCCTTGGCAGCGTGGAGGGGGAGCAGCTACCACAGGGACTACAGGGGCAGGTGCAGCCACAGGCACTGGACCTGGTCTAATCAACACTCCTGGAATGCAGTCCTTACTGCAGCAAATGTCGGAGAACCCTCGCTTAATGCAATCCATGTTGTCTGCACCATACACTAATAGTATGCTGCAAGCTCTTGCTGCTGACCCAGAAATGGCTTCACAACTTATTAATCAg AATCCAATGTTCGCCAATAATCCACAACTTCAGGAACAAATTCGCACGATGATGCCTCAAATGCTGACACAACTGCAGAACCCAGAAATGCAACAAATGATGTCTAACCCACAG GCTTTAGGCGCTTTGCTGCAAATCCAGCAGGGTATGGAGCAGCTACGTGCGGCTGCTCCAAGTTTAGTGAATAATTTGGGCTTTGGCGCCGCTGCTGCCACAGCTCAGCCACCCGCTACGCCTGCGCCTCCTACAAATAACCCAGCTCAAGGTCGCCAGCAGCAGAACAGTGAGCTATTTACCCAG TTTATGCAACGGATGATGTCATCGATGTCCAACGATCAGAATAGTTCCCAGCAGCCGCCTGAACAGCGGTACTCACAGCAATTGGAGCAACTTGCCGCTATGGGATTTCTCAACCGGGACGCGAACTTGCAAG CATTGATCGCAACATTTGGCGACGTGAATGCGGCTGTGGAGAGGCTGCTGGCGCTTGGTCAGCTCTCTATGAGCTAA
- the LOC125050197 gene encoding GPI mannosyltransferase 2 isoform X1, with product MYSPRQKILWFAFNTRIFIILLQAVFNAVIPDHDANVFISPEDPTLRKTSADSIIEKIFGGLKRWDGQYFIHISQYGYTYENCLAFFPLFPLIVRHLANLINSVSSSFLNYHSNLLVSATLINIVFFIKSADVLHRLSLRVLKSESKAYKSVILYCVNPASIFFVAPYSESLFAFMSFYTMLKCTEPETLRFANIDMITAIPVGFSMITRSNGSLNLGFIFYTSFKNTIEKTIPEIMYKYRTLKNKIIIPALMLPLLTSALALFMTTIVAIMPFVLVQAYNYFKFCIVTENTLPEFLLNSEFVLPGNAESPWCNKTLPVSYSYIQSHYWNVGLFKYYQIKQLPNFILALPVLVLILYNCLSYVKNNIRLFLRLGLKDNISYFGYTTKISCRPKQYSKGFGTNDPVYFVYVVHVMFLTIFSIMFVHIQVTTRLLASASPVLYWICSNKINVGPTPTSDQNTINEHFRRIGMGKRIPSHHLSIANLEGVDNMYSKWKTFIITRRMPDLQSRFIQCYFIGYVVTGTVLFCNFLPWT from the coding sequence atgtaCTCACCAAGACAGAAGATATTGTGGTTTGCATTTAATACCagaattttcataattttgcTGCAAGCGGTCTTCAATGCTGTTATTCCAGATCATGAtgcaaatgtttttataagtcCAGAAGACCCAACTTTAAGAAAAACATCTGCAGATTCTATTATAGAAAAGATTTTTGGAGGATTAAAAAGATGGGATGGTCAGTATTTCATTCATATTTCCCAATATGGATATACATATGAAAACTGTTTAGCATTTTTTCCATTATTTCCATTAATTGTAAGACATCTTGCCAACCTTATTAATAGTGTATCAAGCAGCTTTCTGAACTATCATAGTAACTTGTTAGTATCAGCAACTTTGATTAACATTGTGTTTTTTATCAAATCTGCTGATGTATTACATAGACTAAGTCTTAGGGTACTTAAGAGTGAAAGCAAGGCTTACAAATCAGTGATTCTGTATTGTGTTAATCCAGccagtatattttttgttgctCCATATTCGGAATCCTTGTTTGCTTTTATGTCATTTTATACTATGTTGAAGTGTACAGAACCAGAGACTTTGAGGTTTGCTAATATTGACATGATCACTGCTATACCTGTCGGATTTTCCATGATAACAAGATCTAATGGGTCCTTGAACTTaggatttatattttataccagttttaaaaatacaattgagAAAACCATACCTGAGATAATGTACAAATATAGaacattgaaaaataaaataattattcctgCGTTAATGTTACCATTACTTACATCAGCTTTGGCACTCTTTATGACTACAATAGTAGCTATAATGCCATTTGTGTTGGTTCAAGCCTATAATTACTTCAAGTTTTGTATTGTAACTGAAAATACTTTACCagaatttctattaaattcaGAGTTTGTCTTACCAGGTAATGCAGAAAGTCCATGGTGTAATAAAACATTGCCTGTGTCATATTCTTACATCCAAAGCCATTATTGGAATGTGGGGTTGTTTAAATACTATCAAATTAAACAGTTACCAAATTTTATATTGGCACTGCCTGTATTagttctaattttatataattgtttgagttatgtaaaaaataacataaggtTATTTTTAAGGCTTGGATTAAAAGACAATATATCCTACTTTGGGTATACAACTAAGATTAGTTGTAGGCCTAAGCAATATTCTAAAGGATTTGGGACCAATGACCCAGTATACTTTGTGTATGTGGTGCATGTAATGTTTTTAACAATCTTTAGTATAATGTTTGTTCACATACAAGTTACGACAAGGCTTTTAGCATCTGCAAGTCCTGTCTTGTATTGGATAtgctcaaataaaattaatgtggGTCCCACACCAACATCTGATCAGAATACAATTAATGAGCATTTCCGAAGAATTGGGATGGGAAAAAGAATACCATCACACCATTTATCTATTGCCAATTTGGAAGGTGTTGATAACATGTACAGTAAATGGAAAACTTTTATCATAACCCGCAGAATGCCTGACCTTCAGTCTCGCTTCatacaatgttattttattggttATGTAGTAACAGGTACTGTACTGTTTTGTAATTTCTTACCTTGGACTTGA